TTCTCCGCTGTCACCGGCGAGGTGTTCAGCGCCCTGACCGATGGTGTCGATGACCCGGGCGCCATGCTCTCCGCGCTCGCGCGTGGTGCGGGGGAGGGGCGGCTCCTCGTGCACTCCTTCCGTGACGCCGAGCAGGAGCAGCTGGCTGGCACGAAGGTCGCCGGCGAGCTGCGCACTGAGCCTGCCGACGTGCCGTTCGTCGACGTCTCGGTCAACGACGCGACGGCGTCGAAGATGCAGTACTACCTCGACTACGGCGCACGCGTCACGAGCGAGCGGTGCACTGCCGACGGGGTGCAGGAGCTGTCGGGCCGGGCGATCTTCCGCTCGATCACGCCGTACGACATGAGCGAGCTGACGCCGAGCGTCACCGGGGGCGGCAACTTCGGCACCGAGCGTGGTTCGCAGCTCTTGCTCGTGCGTCTGCACGGACCGGTGAATGGCGCCATCAGCGGCGTGCAGGTCGACGGGGTCGCGGCCGAGCCGATCGCGACCGCCGCAGAGCGTGGCCGGCCAGCTCAGGTGCTCACCGTCCTGCTCGAGCCGCAGCAGGAGGTCGAGGTGACGTGGTCGATGACCACCGGCCCGGGGCAGGCCGGGGACGCGGCCGTGCGGGTCACCCCTGGCGTGCAGCCGGTGGCCAAGTCGAGTGTGGCTGCGTCGAGCTGCTGAGGATCGAGCTGCTGAGGATCGTCGCCACGGTCGCTCCGAGCAGCTCCTGGGCGTGCTCGTCGCCGACGGTCTCCGCGCAGCGCCAGGCGATGTAACCATCGGGGCGGACCAGCAGAGCGCCGCCCTCGGGCATGTCCCGGCGACGGGCCCAGTCGTGGTAGAGGTCGCGCGTCCCGTCGGCTCCGATCACGACTGCATCGAGGAACGCGAGCGACAGCCGGTCCACGGCGGTGACCCACGCAGTCCCTGCGAGGCCCGTGAGGAGCGTGAAGCGACCTTTTCCGACGATGTCGAGGGTGGAGATCCTCCGACCCTGCGCGTCAACCAGCCACACGTGCGGCAGCTTCGCACCCGGTCGTGTGGTCGCCCGGTGATGGAGGACCGCGTCCTCCGCGTCAGGCTCGTCCCCGGCGTCTCCCTCGGGGACGACGGCTCCGGAGCGGTAGTGCTGACCGAGCTCGACGCCCAGAGCGTTGAACTCGAAGTTCTTGCGCGCGATGGCTGCCGCCAGGGCGTCGCGGGCTGCGACGCCCTCCGGCCCGGCTTCGCGCAGGTGGACGATGCTCGGCTGTCCGAGCTTCGCGGCGTCGGGGTCCAGCAGGTCGTTGAGCTCCTGGTAGTCGAGCCGGGACTGGTTCGCCCGCGCGACCACCTGGCGCCCGACGGGTGCTCGCTCCTCCGAATAGCTGTCGAGCAAGGTCTCGTCCGCCCACCCGCGGACGACGTACGCGAGCTTCCAGGCGAGGTTGAAGGCGTCCTGGATGCTGGTGTTGGATCCCAGGCCGCTGCTGGGAGGGTGCCGGTGGACCGCGTCGCCGGCGCAGTGCACGCGCCCGCGGGAGTACTCGGTGGCCCAAGCTTGGTTGACCTGCCACGCCGAGACGTTCTCGACCTGCACCGCCACGTCATGGTTGCCGATCATCTCGCGGATCTTCCGCTCGGCGGGGGCGTGGTCCAGGTCGGGTGCGTCGTCGAGGTCGTATCCCCACCCGGCGATCCACGTGGTCCAGGGGCGGACGACGCGGAGGGTTCGCATGCCGATCTCGCCGAAGGCCGGCGCCAGGATCCGGTGCAGGATGCTCGGCCGGTGGGCGACGAGTGCGGTCAGGTCGGCGTGGAAGCGGGCATAGACCGTGCCGGCGCGGCCCATGCGTCCCTCGAAGGGCAACCCGATCTGCTCGGCGATGCGCGAGCGAGCGCCGTCGGCGCCGACGAGGAACCGGCTCCGCACGGTGCTCTGCTGACCGT
The nucleotide sequence above comes from Nocardioides massiliensis. Encoded proteins:
- a CDS encoding FAD-dependent monooxygenase translates to MSTSESGSDGSAAYDTDVLVVGTGPAGATTALALATYGIRTRVINQRSWLANSPRAHITNQRALEVLRDLGVEDAVRRVGTPWELMGDMVFATSLTGDEVARLRTWGTGDDRRSDYLTASPCPLLDLPQPLMEPILVDGAAVRGAQVSFNVEYLDHHQDEHGVTSTVRDRLNGQQSTVRSRFLVGADGARSRIAEQIGLPFEGRMGRAGTVYARFHADLTALVAHRPSILHRILAPAFGEIGMRTLRVVRPWTTWIAGWGYDLDDAPDLDHAPAERKIREMIGNHDVAVQVENVSAWQVNQAWATEYSRGRVHCAGDAVHRHPPSSGLGSNTSIQDAFNLAWKLAYVVRGWADETLLDSYSEERAPVGRQVVARANQSRLDYQELNDLLDPDAAKLGQPSIVHLREAGPEGVAARDALAAAIARKNFEFNALGVELGQHYRSGAVVPEGDAGDEPDAEDAVLHHRATTRPGAKLPHVWLVDAQGRRISTLDIVGKGRFTLLTGLAGTAWVTAVDRLSLAFLDAVVIGADGTRDLYHDWARRRDMPEGGALLVRPDGYIAWRCAETVGDEHAQELLGATVATILSSSILSSSTQPHSTWPPAARQG